Proteins encoded together in one Pseudomonas sp. ADAK13 window:
- a CDS encoding cupin domain-containing protein has product MKIIHSKDFTGSRAWEALDIANMNGITTRLHWTDQPYRWHINDGEEVFVVLDGEVQMHYRENGTEQIVLLQVGDIFYASVGTEHVAHPQGPARILVIESEGSV; this is encoded by the coding sequence ATGAAGATCATCCACAGCAAGGACTTCACCGGAAGCCGCGCCTGGGAGGCGCTGGACATCGCCAACATGAACGGCATCACCACCCGTTTGCACTGGACCGACCAGCCCTACCGCTGGCACATCAATGACGGGGAAGAAGTGTTCGTGGTGCTGGATGGCGAGGTTCAGATGCACTACCGCGAAAACGGAACCGAACAGATTGTTTTGTTGCAGGTCGGCGACATCTTCTACGCCAGCGTCGGCACCGAGCACGTGGCCCATCCACAGGGCCCGGCGCGGATCCTGGTGATTGAATCCGAGGGCAGCGTTTAG
- a CDS encoding MFS transporter: MSSVTSHRSSLVFLAITLLTFLAASSAPTPLYHLYQEGLHFSAAMLTLVFGIYALSLLAALLTVGSLSDHLGRKPVIFAALLLDMLAMLLFINADSVGWLIAARTVQGFATGMATAVLGAALLDTDRQQGPLINSVAPLLGMACGAMGCSLLVEFAPMPTTLIYWTLLGLMLAQAIYVWRLPETVSRIPGALASLWPTLHVPPQARRALWISLPVDVAVWAMGGFYLSLAPSLVRAATGSTSNLIGGGLVAVLTLSGAVMIFSLRNRPADKVLRLGAALLAVGVALILTAVHSASLPLFFVATLIAGGGFGSGFLGALRSVLPLALPHERAGLMSAFYVLSYLAFCVPSLLAGNLTRSFGLIATTDGYGVVLIVLALGALVALLLQDLARSRATAGN; encoded by the coding sequence ATGTCCAGCGTTACTTCCCATCGTTCCAGCCTGGTGTTCCTGGCGATCACCTTGCTGACGTTCCTCGCCGCCTCCAGCGCGCCGACGCCGTTGTACCACCTCTATCAGGAAGGCCTGCATTTTTCGGCAGCCATGCTGACCCTGGTGTTCGGTATCTACGCCTTGAGCCTGCTGGCGGCCCTGTTGACCGTGGGTTCACTGTCGGACCACCTGGGGCGCAAGCCGGTGATCTTTGCTGCGCTGCTCCTCGATATGCTGGCGATGCTGCTGTTTATCAATGCCGACAGCGTCGGCTGGTTGATTGCGGCTCGCACGGTACAAGGCTTTGCCACCGGCATGGCCACTGCCGTATTGGGCGCCGCATTGCTCGACACTGACCGTCAGCAAGGCCCGCTGATCAACAGCGTAGCGCCTTTGCTGGGCATGGCCTGCGGCGCCATGGGCTGCAGCCTGCTGGTGGAGTTCGCGCCGATGCCAACCACCTTGATTTACTGGACCTTGCTCGGCTTGATGCTGGCGCAGGCGATCTACGTGTGGCGCCTGCCGGAAACGGTCAGCCGGATCCCGGGCGCGCTGGCCTCGCTGTGGCCCACCTTGCATGTACCGCCCCAGGCGCGGCGCGCGTTGTGGATCTCGCTGCCGGTGGATGTGGCGGTCTGGGCCATGGGCGGTTTCTACCTGTCCCTGGCGCCCTCGCTGGTGCGAGCGGCGACCGGGTCTACCTCGAACCTGATCGGTGGCGGGCTTGTCGCGGTGTTGACCCTGAGCGGCGCGGTGATGATTTTCAGCCTGCGCAACCGCCCGGCGGACAAGGTCCTGCGCTTGGGCGCCGCGCTGTTGGCGGTGGGTGTCGCGCTGATCCTTACAGCCGTCCACAGCGCCAGCCTGCCGTTGTTTTTCGTCGCCACGCTGATTGCCGGCGGCGGCTTTGGCTCGGGTTTCCTCGGCGCACTGCGCAGCGTCTTGCCGTTGGCTTTGCCCCATGAACGGGCCGGTTTGATGTCGGCGTTCTATGTGCTGAGTTACCTGGCGTTCTGCGTGCCATCGCTGTTGGCGGGCAACCTCACCCGCAGCTTTGGCTTGATCGCCACCACGGACGGTTATGGCGTGGTGTTGATCGTACTGGCGCTCGGCGCTTTGGTTGCGCTGCTGTTGCAGGATTTGGCGAGGAGCAGGGCGACGGCGGGCAATTGA
- a CDS encoding TetR/AcrR family transcriptional regulator, with amino-acid sequence MAIKEGLRPGGRSARVQESVHSAVRELLDEQERSSVTVPQIAARAGVTPSTIYRRWGDLAALLADVAMARLRPDSEPANTGSLRGDLRAWGEQYRDEMSSDLGREMMRNVQCSQAPGYCVGILTGQLEIILDRYPGDAETAPSVDRLINLIVAPTVFRSLFSTVPLQVEELHELIELALQP; translated from the coding sequence ATGGCGATAAAAGAAGGCCTTCGCCCGGGGGGCCGTAGTGCCCGGGTACAAGAATCCGTTCATTCGGCGGTGCGCGAATTGCTCGACGAGCAGGAGCGTTCCAGCGTGACCGTGCCGCAGATAGCCGCCCGTGCGGGTGTCACGCCCTCGACCATCTACCGCCGCTGGGGTGACCTTGCTGCGCTGCTGGCTGATGTCGCCATGGCTCGTCTGCGTCCGGACAGTGAGCCGGCTAACACTGGCAGCCTGCGCGGAGATCTGCGGGCCTGGGGTGAGCAATATCGCGATGAAATGAGTTCGGATCTTGGCCGGGAGATGATGCGCAATGTGCAATGCAGCCAGGCGCCGGGGTATTGCGTGGGGATTCTCACCGGGCAGCTGGAAATCATTCTGGATCGCTATCCGGGCGACGCTGAAACTGCCCCCAGTGTGGATCGGCTGATTAACCTGATCGTCGCGCCTACCGTGTTTCGCAGTCTGTTTTCTACCGTGCCGCTGCAGGTGGAAGAGCTGCATGAGTTGATTGAGTTGGCTTTGCAGCCGTAA
- a CDS encoding ABC transporter permease, with product MSSELQPNLVALQTIVYREVKRFTRIWPQTLLPPAITMVLYFVIFGNLIGRQIGDMGGFTYMEYIVPGLIMMSVITNSYGNVVSSFFGSKFQRSIEELMVSPVSPHTILIGYTLGGVLRGLMVGVIVTLLSLFFTHLQVHHLGITLLVVVLTATIFSLLGFINAVFARNFDDISIIPTFVLTPLTYLGGVFYSITLLPPFWQTVSLANPVLHMVNAFRYGILGVSDIKISVAITFMLVATVVLYVGCARLLVSGRGMRT from the coding sequence ATGAGTTCGGAACTGCAACCCAACCTCGTCGCGCTGCAGACTATCGTCTACCGCGAAGTGAAGCGCTTTACCCGGATCTGGCCGCAAACCCTGCTGCCGCCGGCGATCACCATGGTTTTGTACTTTGTCATTTTCGGCAACCTGATTGGTCGGCAGATTGGTGATATGGGTGGTTTCACCTATATGGAATACATCGTGCCGGGGTTGATCATGATGTCGGTGATCACCAACTCCTACGGCAACGTGGTGTCGAGTTTTTTTGGCAGCAAGTTCCAGCGTTCCATCGAGGAATTGATGGTGTCGCCGGTGTCGCCCCATACGATTCTGATCGGCTACACCCTGGGTGGTGTGCTGCGCGGGTTGATGGTCGGGGTGATCGTGACGCTGCTGTCGTTGTTCTTTACCCATTTGCAGGTGCATCACCTAGGGATCACCTTGCTGGTGGTGGTGCTGACGGCGACGATCTTTTCGTTGCTGGGGTTCATCAACGCGGTGTTTGCGCGTAACTTTGATGACATTTCGATTATTCCGACGTTTGTGCTGACGCCGCTGACGTATCTGGGTGGGGTGTTTTATTCGATCACCTTGCTGCCGCCGTTCTGGCAGACGGTGTCGTTGGCCAACCCGGTTTTGCACATGGTTAACGCGTTCCGTTACGGCATCTTGGGCGTGTCGGATATCAAGATCAGTGTGGCGATCACGTTTATGCTGGTGGCGACTGTGGTGCTGTATGTGGGTTGCGCGCGGTTGCTGGTGAGTGGGCGTGGGATGCGCACCTAA
- a CDS encoding ABC transporter ATP-binding protein, with translation MSSALSIRQLTKTYGNGFQALSGIDLDVAEGDFFALLGPNGAGKSTTIGILSTLVNKTTGTVNIFGNDLDKSPAALKRSIGVVPQEFNFNQFEKTFDIVVTQAGYYGIPPKIAKERAEQYLTQLGLWDKRDVPSRSLSGGMKRRLMIARALVHEPRLLILDEPTAGVDIELRRSMWTFLTELNQKGITIILTTHYLEEAEQLCRNIGIIDHGTIVENTSMRNLLSQLHVETFLLDLKNNMSVPPQLIGYPNRLVDSHTLEVQVDKAVGITALFGQLATQNIEVLSLRNKTNRLEELFVSLVEKNLAKVAV, from the coding sequence ATGAGTTCCGCTCTGTCCATCCGGCAGCTAACCAAAACCTACGGCAACGGTTTCCAGGCCCTGAGTGGTATCGATCTGGACGTCGCCGAAGGTGATTTCTTCGCCTTGCTCGGCCCCAACGGCGCCGGCAAATCCACCACCATTGGTATTCTCTCGACGCTGGTCAACAAGACCACCGGTACGGTGAATATCTTTGGCAACGACCTGGACAAATCCCCGGCGGCGCTCAAGCGCAGCATCGGCGTGGTGCCCCAGGAGTTCAACTTCAACCAGTTTGAAAAGACCTTCGACATCGTCGTGACCCAGGCCGGTTACTACGGTATCCCGCCGAAGATCGCCAAGGAACGCGCCGAGCAATACCTCACCCAGCTGGGTCTGTGGGACAAACGCGACGTGCCTTCACGTTCCCTGTCCGGCGGCATGAAGCGCCGCCTGATGATCGCCCGTGCCCTGGTTCACGAACCGCGCCTGCTGATCCTCGACGAACCCACGGCGGGTGTGGACATCGAGCTGCGTCGCTCGATGTGGACGTTCCTCACCGAGCTGAACCAGAAAGGCATCACCATCATCCTCACCACGCACTACCTGGAAGAGGCTGAGCAGCTGTGCCGCAACATCGGCATCATCGACCACGGCACCATCGTCGAAAACACCAGCATGCGTAACTTGCTGAGCCAGTTGCACGTCGAGACCTTCCTGCTCGACCTGAAGAACAACATGTCGGTGCCACCGCAGTTGATCGGTTACCCGAACCGCCTGGTGGACAGCCACACCCTGGAAGTACAGGTAGACAAAGCCGTGGGCATCACCGCGTTGTTCGGCCAACTGGCCACCCAGAACATCGAAGTGCTGAGCCTGCGTAACAAAACCAATCGCCTTGAGGAGTTGTTCGTGTCCCTGGTGGAGAAAAATCTGGCGAAGGTGGCGGTATGA
- a CDS encoding glutathione S-transferase family protein: protein MLKIWGRKNSSNVRKALWCAEELGLDYEAIDAGGAFGVVDTPQYRALNPNGRVPMIEDGDFVLWESNTIVRYLAAKHAPDSNWYPSDLQARANAEKWMDWTTSTLAEPFKTVFWGVLRTPAEKQNWDTINAGRQACIDVLQTVDQALAAQPYLSGSEIGMGDIPLGSFIYAWFEMPIERPSMPNLEAWYQRLRQRPAYQKSVMTALT, encoded by the coding sequence ATGCTGAAAATCTGGGGTCGTAAAAATTCGTCAAATGTCAGGAAGGCACTGTGGTGCGCCGAGGAACTCGGCCTGGACTATGAGGCAATTGATGCGGGCGGGGCTTTTGGTGTGGTCGACACGCCGCAATACCGCGCACTGAACCCCAACGGCCGGGTGCCGATGATTGAAGATGGCGACTTTGTGCTGTGGGAATCCAACACCATCGTGCGTTATCTGGCCGCCAAACATGCGCCGGATTCGAATTGGTACCCCAGCGACCTGCAAGCCCGGGCCAACGCCGAAAAGTGGATGGACTGGACCACCTCGACCCTGGCCGAACCATTCAAGACCGTATTCTGGGGCGTGCTGCGGACGCCGGCTGAAAAGCAGAACTGGGACACCATCAACGCCGGTCGCCAGGCCTGCATCGATGTCTTGCAGACGGTGGATCAGGCCTTGGCCGCGCAACCTTACCTGTCCGGCAGCGAGATCGGCATGGGCGATATCCCCTTGGGCAGTTTCATTTATGCTTGGTTCGAAATGCCCATCGAGCGCCCGTCGATGCCGAACCTGGAGGCCTGGTACCAGCGCCTGCGCCAGCGTCCGGCCTATCAGAAATCGGTCATGACCGCGTTGACCTGA
- a CDS encoding transglutaminase-like domain-containing protein, translating into MNAYLNPGRFIDSDHPAVVEFAEKHRGSSTAPRDQAVSLYYAVREAVRYNPYTFSRDPQTLSGSFALAAGESYCVPKATLLAACARHCGIPARIGLADVRNHLSTPRLIELLRSDVFAMHGYTELYLDGRWVKATPAFNQQLCELFDVPPLDFDGIHDSVFHAFNRKGLRSMEYVVDHGQFAEVPEEFFFAHIQKCYPHLFGEQMPILLGDMQSDLSRT; encoded by the coding sequence ATGAATGCGTACTTGAATCCCGGCCGCTTCATCGATAGTGACCACCCTGCGGTGGTGGAGTTCGCCGAAAAACATCGCGGTTCGAGTACCGCGCCCCGTGACCAGGCAGTCAGTCTTTACTACGCCGTGCGCGAGGCGGTGCGCTACAACCCCTACACCTTCAGCCGCGACCCGCAAACCCTCAGCGGCAGCTTTGCATTGGCCGCCGGCGAGAGTTATTGCGTGCCCAAGGCGACGCTGTTGGCGGCGTGTGCAAGGCACTGCGGGATCCCGGCGCGCATCGGTCTGGCCGACGTGCGCAATCACCTGTCCACGCCGCGTTTGATCGAGCTGCTCAGAAGTGACGTATTTGCCATGCATGGCTATACCGAGCTGTATCTGGACGGCCGTTGGGTGAAGGCTACGCCCGCATTCAACCAGCAACTGTGCGAACTGTTCGATGTGCCGCCGCTGGATTTCGACGGCATCCACGACAGCGTTTTCCACGCCTTCAATCGCAAGGGCCTGCGCTCCATGGAATACGTGGTGGACCATGGGCAATTTGCCGAGGTACCCGAGGAATTCTTCTTCGCCCACATTCAGAAATGTTACCCGCACCTGTTTGGCGAGCAGATGCCGATCCTGTTGGGGGACATGCAGAGTGATTTAAGCCGGACGTGA
- a CDS encoding acyl-CoA dehydrogenase, with protein MLLLWILVLVVGVAYLAHRRTAPLPAIGVVAVYLLAMGAFSHAPGWLLLIFWVLIALVAAPLLLPDLRRKYFTAPLFNWFQKVLPPMSETERDAIDAGTVWWDGELFSGRPDWDKLLAYPKAQLTEEEQAFIDGPTEELCAMVTDWEIGQAMDLPPAAWEHIKQHGFFALIIPKEFGGKGFSAYAHSQVAMKLATRSGDLASTVMVPNSLGPAELLLHYGTDEQRNHYLPRLARGDDIPCFALTGPLAGSDAGSMPDTGVICKGEWEGKETLGLRLNWEKRYITLGPVATLLGLAFKAHDPDHLLGDEEDLGISLALIPTDTPGVEIGRRHLPLGAAFMNGPNSGKDVFIPLDFLIGGQEMLGKGWMMLMNCLSVGRSISLPAVGTGAAKFTSLVTGQYAQVREQFNVPLSAFEGIQEALARIGGNAWLMDSARMLTANAVDLGEKPSVLSAILKYHLTERGRECISHAMDVHGGKGIIMGPNNYLGRSWQGAPIFITVEGANILSRNLMIFGQGAIRCHPFVLKEMALAGREDHDQALKEFDGLLLQHIGFAVSNAASTLVLNLGFGHFEKAPGNRLSQGYFRALNRQAAAFAMLADLSMMLLGGELKRRERLSARLGDVLSHMYLASAALKRYHDLDSPDHLEPLFAWAMEESLGHSERALDELLTNFPSKVLGCLLRVIVFPFGRRHKGPSDALDAEVAAVLGRAKGDPTLEAVLAGCYRPQSAEDPVGALQHAYDLLADSHPLQKKLHEGLKSGQVKPTAGEHAIDAALHAGVLQPAEAQTLRDAEAARRKVIDVDDFSKEELSQAEGKVR; from the coding sequence ATGCTGTTGTTGTGGATACTGGTTCTGGTGGTCGGCGTTGCCTACCTGGCACACCGGCGCACTGCGCCCCTGCCCGCCATTGGCGTGGTGGCCGTCTACCTGCTGGCGATGGGCGCCTTCAGCCACGCACCAGGCTGGTTGCTGCTGATCTTCTGGGTGCTGATCGCCCTGGTGGCCGCCCCGCTGCTGCTGCCCGACCTGCGCCGCAAGTACTTCACCGCACCGCTGTTCAACTGGTTCCAGAAAGTCCTGCCGCCGATGTCCGAGACCGAGCGCGACGCCATCGACGCCGGCACCGTGTGGTGGGACGGCGAGCTGTTCAGCGGCCGCCCCGACTGGGACAAGCTGCTGGCCTATCCCAAAGCGCAATTGACCGAAGAAGAACAAGCCTTCATCGACGGCCCCACGGAAGAACTGTGCGCCATGGTCACCGACTGGGAAATCGGCCAGGCCATGGACCTGCCGCCCGCCGCCTGGGAACACATCAAGCAGCACGGCTTTTTCGCCCTGATCATCCCCAAGGAGTTCGGCGGCAAGGGTTTCTCCGCCTACGCCCACTCCCAGGTCGCGATGAAGCTGGCGACCCGCAGCGGCGACCTCGCCTCCACCGTCATGGTGCCCAACTCCCTGGGCCCCGCCGAATTGCTGCTGCATTACGGCACCGATGAACAACGCAACCATTACCTGCCCCGCCTGGCCCGTGGCGACGATATCCCGTGCTTTGCCCTGACTGGCCCGCTGGCGGGCTCCGATGCGGGCTCCATGCCCGACACCGGGGTGATCTGCAAAGGCGAATGGGAAGGCAAGGAAACCCTTGGCCTGCGCCTGAACTGGGAAAAACGCTACATCACCCTCGGCCCGGTAGCGACCTTGCTCGGCCTGGCGTTCAAGGCCCATGACCCGGACCACCTGCTGGGCGACGAAGAAGACCTCGGCATCAGCCTCGCGCTGATCCCCACCGACACCCCGGGCGTTGAAATCGGCCGCCGCCACCTGCCCCTGGGCGCCGCGTTCATGAACGGCCCCAACTCCGGCAAGGACGTGTTCATTCCCCTGGACTTCCTGATCGGTGGCCAGGAGATGCTCGGCAAGGGCTGGATGATGTTGATGAACTGCCTGTCGGTAGGCCGTTCGATTTCCCTGCCTGCCGTCGGCACCGGCGCGGCCAAGTTCACCAGCCTGGTGACAGGCCAATACGCCCAGGTGCGCGAGCAGTTCAACGTACCGCTTTCGGCCTTCGAAGGTATCCAGGAAGCCCTCGCCCGCATCGGCGGCAACGCGTGGCTGATGGACAGTGCCCGGATGCTCACCGCCAACGCGGTCGACCTGGGGGAAAAACCCTCGGTACTGTCGGCGATCCTCAAGTACCACCTGACCGAACGCGGTCGCGAGTGCATCAGCCATGCGATGGACGTGCATGGCGGCAAGGGCATCATCATGGGCCCCAACAATTACCTGGGCCGCAGCTGGCAAGGCGCACCGATCTTCATCACCGTGGAGGGCGCGAATATCCTCTCGCGCAACCTGATGATCTTCGGCCAGGGCGCGATTCGCTGCCATCCGTTCGTGCTCAAGGAAATGGCCCTGGCCGGTCGTGAGGACCATGACCAGGCGCTGAAGGAATTCGACGGCCTGCTGCTGCAACACATCGGGTTTGCCGTGAGCAACGCTGCCAGCACCCTGGTGCTGAACCTCGGCTTTGGTCACTTCGAAAAGGCCCCGGGCAACCGTTTGAGCCAGGGCTATTTCCGCGCACTCAACCGCCAGGCCGCTGCGTTTGCAATGCTGGCGGACCTGAGCATGATGCTGCTGGGCGGCGAATTGAAACGTCGCGAACGCCTGTCGGCACGCCTTGGTGATGTGCTGAGCCACATGTACCTGGCATCGGCTGCGCTCAAGCGTTATCACGACCTGGACTCGCCAGACCACCTGGAACCACTGTTCGCCTGGGCCATGGAAGAGAGCCTTGGCCACTCCGAGCGTGCACTGGATGAACTGCTGACCAACTTCCCGAGCAAGGTGTTGGGTTGTCTGTTGCGGGTGATCGTGTTCCCGTTCGGCCGCCGTCATAAAGGCCCGTCCGATGCACTGGATGCCGAGGTGGCCGCAGTGCTCGGTCGCGCCAAGGGTGACCCGACACTGGAAGCGGTGCTGGCGGGCTGCTATCGCCCACAGTCCGCAGAAGATCCGGTGGGCGCCTTGCAACATGCATACGACCTGCTGGCCGACAGCCATCCGTTGCAGAAAAAACTCCACGAGGGCCTCAAGAGCGGCCAGGTCAAACCGACCGCTGGCGAACACGCCATCGACGCCGCGCTGCATGCCGGCGTGCTGCAACCGGCCGAGGCGCAGACCCTGCGTGACGCTGAAGCGGCGCGACGCAAGGTGATCGACGTGGATGATTTCAGCAAGGAAGAGCTGAGCCAGGCTGAGGGAAAAGTCCGCTGA
- a CDS encoding PA2817 family protein, whose product MSNVVADHLVLLDHLRSILVAVGEAEQVPEESHLLFLERFDELRALLPIDPIESQYLGQDMMSQVILRYPQIAHLVPRDLLWFFGGDCLHFMPDDELDLYQALEERRFEAEQNDEPFDWNQEKQLLAMSNDQPKH is encoded by the coding sequence GTGTCCAATGTCGTTGCCGATCATCTCGTCTTGCTCGACCACCTGCGCAGCATCCTGGTTGCCGTCGGCGAAGCCGAACAGGTTCCCGAGGAAAGCCACCTTCTGTTCCTGGAGCGCTTCGATGAACTGCGCGCCCTGCTGCCGATCGACCCGATCGAAAGCCAGTACCTGGGCCAGGACATGATGAGCCAGGTCATCCTGCGCTACCCGCAAATTGCTCACCTGGTGCCGCGCGACCTGCTGTGGTTCTTCGGTGGCGATTGCCTGCACTTTATGCCCGACGACGAACTGGACCTGTACCAGGCCCTGGAAGAGCGTCGCTTCGAAGCTGAACAAAACGACGAACCGTTCGACTGGAACCAGGAAAAGCAGTTGTTGGCCATGTCCAACGACCAGCCCAAGCACTGA
- a CDS encoding LysR family transcriptional regulator: MSINLPLPLLGEMAIFVKVVETGSFSEAARQLGASPSSVSRSISRLEKALATRLLQRTTRKLRLSEGGEEVFKRCQEMVSAARSVMEISGQYTHEAEGLVRVSVPKAVGRFVVHPHMPEFLRRYPKVDVQLILEDRHVDLIDDNVDLSIRITDSPPPGLVGRQLLPIDHLVCATPQYLAEHGTPEHPHDLLEHSCIYLGETPGDARWKFRQGSKAVTVGVRGRYAANHTGVRLDAVLQHVGMGSLPYFTARHALEAGDVVQVLPGWDFIASYHGDAWLLHSPTRYLPPKLRVFIDYLVECMAKEPTLHKR; encoded by the coding sequence ATGAGCATCAATCTTCCCTTGCCGCTGCTGGGCGAAATGGCGATTTTCGTCAAGGTGGTGGAAACCGGCAGCTTCTCCGAAGCCGCGCGGCAACTGGGGGCATCGCCGTCCTCCGTGAGCCGCAGCATCTCGCGCCTGGAAAAGGCCCTGGCGACGCGCCTGCTGCAACGCACCACGCGCAAATTGCGCCTCAGCGAAGGCGGGGAGGAAGTGTTCAAGCGCTGCCAGGAAATGGTCAGTGCTGCGCGCTCGGTGATGGAAATCAGCGGGCAATACACCCACGAGGCCGAAGGGCTGGTGCGGGTCAGCGTGCCCAAGGCGGTGGGGCGCTTTGTGGTGCACCCGCATATGCCGGAGTTTCTGCGGCGTTATCCCAAGGTTGATGTGCAGTTGATCCTTGAGGACCGGCATGTGGACCTGATTGATGACAATGTCGACTTGAGCATTCGCATCACCGACAGCCCGCCGCCGGGCTTGGTGGGGCGCCAACTGCTGCCCATCGACCACTTGGTCTGCGCCACGCCGCAGTACCTGGCTGAGCACGGTACGCCAGAGCATCCCCATGATTTGCTGGAGCACAGTTGCATCTACCTCGGGGAGACGCCCGGAGATGCGCGCTGGAAATTTCGTCAGGGCAGCAAGGCGGTGACGGTGGGCGTGCGCGGGCGCTATGCAGCCAATCACACCGGGGTGCGGCTGGATGCCGTATTGCAGCATGTGGGAATGGGTAGCTTGCCGTATTTCACGGCGCGGCATGCGTTGGAAGCGGGGGACGTGGTGCAGGTGTTGCCGGGGTGGGATTTTATTGCGTCGTACCACGGGGATGCGTGGTTGCTGCATTCACCGACGCGGTATTTGCCGCCGAAGTTGCGGGTGTTTATTGATTATCTGGTGGAGTGCATGGCTAAAGAGCCGACGCTGCATAAGCGGTAG
- a CDS encoding alanyl-tRNA editing protein, translating to MTQRLFFTHDHLNAELEVLGCTPFDDQFAVILQSTIFHPQGGGQPSDTGWLGESQVLKVVQEGDRVVHYVDRPVAIGPIPARVDEERRTLHTRLHSAGHLIGNAGETLGWMPIKAHHWPGEGKITFIRGTSAQAMDAEAIQQKVDQWVAANLPRHMTLDEGTRKVGFGELPAYACGGTHVQALGDVGQVKILALSEKKGALSVRYSLD from the coding sequence ATGACCCAGCGCCTGTTCTTTACCCATGACCACCTGAATGCCGAACTTGAAGTGCTGGGATGCACACCCTTTGATGACCAGTTTGCGGTGATCCTGCAGTCCACGATCTTCCATCCCCAAGGTGGCGGCCAGCCATCCGACACCGGCTGGCTGGGGGAAAGCCAGGTATTGAAGGTGGTGCAGGAAGGCGATCGTGTCGTGCACTACGTCGACCGCCCCGTGGCAATCGGCCCCATACCGGCACGCGTCGATGAAGAGCGCCGCACCCTGCACACGCGCCTGCATTCGGCCGGGCATCTGATCGGCAATGCCGGCGAAACCCTGGGCTGGATGCCGATCAAGGCCCATCACTGGCCGGGCGAAGGCAAGATCACGTTTATTCGCGGTACCTCGGCTCAAGCGATGGACGCCGAGGCGATTCAACAGAAAGTTGATCAATGGGTCGCGGCCAACCTGCCACGCCATATGACACTGGATGAAGGCACCCGGAAAGTGGGTTTTGGCGAGCTGCCGGCCTATGCCTGCGGCGGGACGCATGTGCAGGCCTTGGGGGACGTAGGCCAGGTGAAGATCCTGGCCCTGTCCGAGAAAAAAGGGGCGCTGTCGGTGCGCTACAGCCTGGACTGA